TGTAGCAAAAGAGGAATCATTGCTATGAACGTTCCTACTGCAAATACAATTGCAGCAGTTGAGCTTACTATGGCTCATATGCTGTCTTGTATGAGAAAATTCCCTTATGCACACAACCAATTAAAACAAGATAGAATCTGGAAAAGAGAAGATTGGTATGGAAATGAACTTTATGGTAAAAAACTTGGTGTTATTGGTTTTGGTAACATAGGTCATAGAGTTGCACTAAGAGCTAAATCTTTTGAAATGGATGTAGTTACTTACGATCCTTATATTCCTTCTACAAAAGCAACTGATTTAGGTATTAAATATACTACAAACTTTGAAGATATCTTAGCTTGTGATATTATTACTATTCATACTCCAAAAAATCAAGAAACAATTGATATGATTGGAGAAGAAGAGATTTCTAAAATGAAAGATGGAGTTATTTTAATTAACTGTGCTAGAGGTGGTTTATACAACGAAGAAGCACTTTATAATAACTTAAAATCTGGGAAAATTGCAATGGCTGGTATTGATGTGTTCAAAACAGAACCTGCAACAGATCATCCTCTTTTAGATTTAAACAATGTAACTGTAACTGCACACTTAGGTGCAAATACAAAAGAATCTCAAAAGAAAATTGCTACTCAAGCAGCAGAGAATGCTATTGAAGCAGCAAGAGGGATTGCATATCCAAATGCACTTAACCTTCCAATTGATGAGAGTAAAATTCCTTCATTTGTAAAACCATATATTGAACTAACACAAAAAATGGCTTATTTAACAGCACAAATTGATAAATCAGCTATTAGATCTATTTCTGTATGTGCTCATGGAGAAATCAAAGATTATCTTGAGTCATTATCTACATTTGCAACAGTTGGTGCGTTAACAGCTTCAAGTGATACAGCTGAAATCAACTATGTAAATGCTAAATTTATTGCAGAAGAGAAAGGTATCTCTTTTGATAATTGTGAATTAAATCATTGTACAGGTTATAGTAATAAAGTAACTATCAAAATCACTACAGAAAAAGGTGTTAACACTATTTCTGGTACTGTATTTGATGAAGATGTACAAAGAATTGTTGAATTAAATGGTTTTGACTTCGATATTGAACCAAAAGGAAAATTAATCATTATGAGAAATACTGATGTTCCTGGTGTAATTGGAGAAGTTGGTAAATTATTAGGTGATAACAAAATTAATATCTCAGACTTTAGATTAGCTCGTGGAAAAGATTCTGCATTAGCTGTAATTTTAGTTGATGAATCAATTAACCATAATCTATTAAATAAAATTAATAGCTTAGAGGCTGCAATTTCTGTAGCATATGCAGAAGTATAATTAG
This sequence is a window from Halarcobacter bivalviorum. Protein-coding genes within it:
- the serA gene encoding phosphoglycerate dehydrogenase, with protein sequence MSKHTIVVCDHIHEDGLNILQNTEDINYVYAADIDKTALLDVIKDADVAITRSSTDVDEKFLNAAINLKAVIRAGVGYDNVDMEGCSKRGIIAMNVPTANTIAAVELTMAHMLSCMRKFPYAHNQLKQDRIWKREDWYGNELYGKKLGVIGFGNIGHRVALRAKSFEMDVVTYDPYIPSTKATDLGIKYTTNFEDILACDIITIHTPKNQETIDMIGEEEISKMKDGVILINCARGGLYNEEALYNNLKSGKIAMAGIDVFKTEPATDHPLLDLNNVTVTAHLGANTKESQKKIATQAAENAIEAARGIAYPNALNLPIDESKIPSFVKPYIELTQKMAYLTAQIDKSAIRSISVCAHGEIKDYLESLSTFATVGALTASSDTAEINYVNAKFIAEEKGISFDNCELNHCTGYSNKVTIKITTEKGVNTISGTVFDEDVQRIVELNGFDFDIEPKGKLIIMRNTDVPGVIGEVGKLLGDNKINISDFRLARGKDSALAVILVDESINHNLLNKINSLEAAISVAYAEV